CCCGAACCGAAAGGCTGCGCCTGATGATCGACTCCCGTGCTTTCAGCTGGTGGACCCGACCCTCCAGGCCCAACAGCGCGCGGACGTGGCCGGCAGAAAGGGTCCCTTCGATCAAGTCCTCCTGGATCCTTGTGGGAAGCTTAAGAAGGCGTAACGTATTGGCAACGGAGGCGCGATCCCTTCCAACCCTTGTGGCCACCTCCTCCTGGGTCAGCCCAAACTCTTCAACCAACCGGCGATAGACGTCCGCTTCCTCAACGGGGTTGAGGTCTTCCCGCTGGAGGTTCTCGATCAGGGCAACCTCCAGCATCTCCGCGTTGGATGCATCCCGAATCACGGCTGGAATCCGCTCGAGCCCCGCGCGCTCGGCAGCGCGGACGCGCCGCTCCCCCGCAATAAGTTCGTAGCCGTCTTGGCTTTGTCGCACTATAACGGGGGAGAGGACTCCGTGCCCGCGGATCGAGGCGGCAAGGTCCTCTAATTTATTATCATCAAAGCGTCTTCTGGGTTGAAAGGGGCTAGGGCGGATCTCCGTTAACGG
This Candidatus Methylomirabilota bacterium DNA region includes the following protein-coding sequences:
- a CDS encoding ParB/RepB/Spo0J family partition protein, with the translated sequence MGRQALGRGLEALIPPEKPGPRAVEIPLTEIRPSPFQPRRRFDDNKLEDLAASIRGHGVLSPVIVRQSQDGYELIAGERRVRAAERAGLERIPAVIRDASNAEMLEVALIENLQREDLNPVEEADVYRRLVEEFGLTQEEVATRVGRDRASVANTLRLLKLPTRIQEDLIEGTLSAGHVRALLGLEGRVHQLKARESIIRRSLSVRATELLVKRLKAGPAERHQKLTRHGPELASVEEQLRRALATKVRIVRSGRRGRIEVEFYSDEDLDRLIQKICG